Genomic DNA from Oncorhynchus tshawytscha isolate Ot180627B linkage group LG04, Otsh_v2.0, whole genome shotgun sequence:
GCTTACTGGTGAGTGGCCGGTGTAATGCTAATACCTGAAAGTGAATCATTTAATCATAATAATGTAATCTAAAACATCTCTGGTGTTTTCCTCCAGAGGTCCACTCCGGTTGGTGAGGCGGCTGGACGGACAGGTCATAGGGCCAATCACAAGACTCACACAGTGAGCCAGCTTAGTTCCTCTCCCAAGCAttccagaaaagacagaaaagaCAGAGAGCCACCAGGTTTTAGGGGTTTCAAACTATCCCCTGCTCCCCCACCCATAACTGAGGGAGGGACCTGGAGGCAGCATCACACATCACCCACCACTCCTACAGAGGACTACCTGCAGTCTCCAAGTTATTCTCTGAACAGCTCAGTGACTGAGGAAGAAGAGTATGTAGAGACATGCCCAAACATTTCTGTCCGAAGTGCTAAGCTCCGCCCTCAGCGTGGAGGCTTCCCATCcttgaggagactggatcttgcCCGTCTTCCACGCCATCGTGTCTGGCCCCAATATGAAGTGCTGGATGCCAGTCCCTCAAAGCGCCATCCATTGAGAACCGGAGGTCCACTGGCAGCAGGGCAGAATCTCGAGAAACAACACAGCACACAGACAAAGGCAATGAAACCCTTGACCGATGACAAAGGCCCATCCATGGCCCAGAGGAGAAGTGCCCTGACTGGGGCAGTCTGTCTGGCCATTAAAAGGAGGAGTATTCCGCATGGGGGCAACAGTGAGGGGATTGTACCCTTCTCTGGCACCCTGATGCTTGATAGCATGGAGCTGGCCCCTGGGGTCACTCTCAAAGGCCCCAAGGGGACCCGTTTCAGCCCCCTCAAAGGATGCCCAGCCCAGCTAGAGCACAGTGCAGAGCTGAGGCCCATACGGAACAATCTGCCTGTGCCACTGTTTTCCCTGGAGCAGCTGACGGCCGGACCAGACCCTCAGGTCAACACACTGATTTGACACCAACTGAGCCATTACTCAAGAACTTTGGGAAGGCCAATTACTGAAGACAAAATAATGGGATCCATTTCATGACAATAACTTCAAGAATGAAAGAAATGTACAAATTGTTGAGATTAAATAacgttaaaaatatatatatttattttaaaatgtgtcATTTTCCAGTGATTTCTACAATGAAAGTAGACATTTGAGTTAACTTCACTATTCCCAACTAATCAGATATTTGATGCTCCATGGTGGAGCAGTAGGCCATATGAGGCAGAAAGGCATTGTTTTTCAATGCTATGAGTAAATTTAACAAGATGACACGGTGTCATATATATTGCTCGAATTGTCATAAATTGACAGTATTTTTTGCAAATCAAGTTTATCTTCGTGTGCGGTCTTTGCTGCTAGAAACCTAGTACTGCAATGGCGACACCACGTGACTAATGCGGAACAACAACAAACGTGAAAATGTGTTGCAGTCAAGAAGCCCTTGTTGGACGACAGTCACTTCCCTGAATAAATGCCTCTCGTCAGCACCAAGTCAAGCAGCAGCAGTTAATGTCGTAATAATTTTTATATTGATGTACGCGATGTATGGAACATGGTTAGTTCTCATTATACTTTCCCAAACGCATGGACATTGTATGTGCCAAAATCGTACCACAAACTTCAGACCCAACATTGTGATGGTGATGTCCGATGCATTTGTAAGTACTGCCACTTTgacattttgtaaatatttttgaTTCGTTTTACACAACATTCTCATGAGATTTTGTGTGGATTATATTTAAATTTAACTTTCCTGATGATTTATAAGTTGTTTCCACCAGTGAgttttaacaagaatttaagctttctgccaatatcagatatgtctatatcgtgggaaatgtttttattacttacaacctcatgctaatcgcattagcctgcgttagctcaaccatcccgtggaGTTGTAATATCCCTAGTTAATTTATCACTGCTCTGATAAGGTTGGAGGGTGGTCATGGATCAGTTATTATCAATAGAGACATAGTAGATGCTCTGTTACTACCtcaaagaagggagaaagaattAGGAAGgatgtttttttaaaggtattcAAACTCTTTATTTCCCTCTTGCTGAAGGATGGGCGGCTGACCTTTGACCCTGGGAGTAGGGTGGTCCAGTTACCATACTTAAACTATCTCCGGGAGCTAGGCACTGTCTTCATCAATGCCTACACCAATTCTCCAATCTGTTGCCCCTCAAGAGCAGGTAAGATGTTGGTGTGCATTTGTATAGAAGACCTCAAGGCAACAGCAGATCATTGGTCAATAATGTGGGCTATGTTACGATCCATTCACAACATACAGAACAAGAAGTTGAATTGCATAATGCTGGTGGATGACTCTGATTCCAATAGTTTGTGAGTAACAGACATGTTCAGTACAAAGGAATGGAATGTAACCAGCTCAAATTGTATTCAAACTCAAACAATACTACAACTGCATTTCAATCCAATGGCCACCATAGGTCCATGGAAGGAAACATTTCACCATCTGTtgtatgttgatttatttttgtCAGCTATGTGGAGTGGTCGCTTTGTCCATTTAACTGAGTCCTGGAATAATTATAAGTGCCTGGACCGCAATGTCACAACGTGGATGGACATGCTCCAACAGAATGGCTATAACACCTTGAGTGTTGGGAAGCTGGACTATACTTCAGGAAGTCACTCTGTCAGGTGGGTGGACACTGCAGTGAGTCATGAATGTtgaacataccctcgtaaaactgactatcctaccgatccttgacttcggcgatgtcttttacaaaatagcctccaaaatagcgctccagcaggtatattttactggtcatccccaaagccaacacctcctttggcagcctttccttccagttctctgctgccaatgactggaacgaattgcaaaattcaCTGAAGCTGGAGGTTTAcaactccctcactaactttaagcatttctgtcagagcagctgactgtatctgtacacagcccatctgtaaatagcccacccaactacctcatccccatattgttattaattttttgctcttttgcaccccagtttctctacttgcacatctatcactgcaGTGTTAAAGCTAAATTGtagttattttgccactatgacctatttattgccttacctccctaaccttactacaattgcacacactgtacttagctttttctattgtgttattgactgtacatttgtttatcgcatgtgtaactctgtgttgttgtttttgtcgcactgctttgctttatcttggccaggtcgcagttgtaaatgagaacttgttctcaactggcctacctggttaaataaaagtgaaataattaataataatttatAACAGAACTGACAGCATCATTTTACAGGAAACAGTGAGCTCACTTAAAGTAGCTAGTCTTGTAATGCTAAGACATGCAGAGACTTTATGTGTAGATAGATAGGGCTTGTGCATGGAAATGTTCTATTCAGTCTCCCCAAATGTGAACAGTCCCTTGATTTCTGACTCATGTCTTTATTTAGGCCTATGTTTTTTTCCTCGTGTCAAGTTTGGTGATGTCACATTTTTATGATGTGTGTATTTCCACTCCAGTAATCGTGTGGAGGCATGGACGCGAGATGTGCCTTTCCTTCTGCGGCAAGAAGGCCGGCCGGTGACCGACCTGGTTGGGGACGCGTCCACAACGAGAGTCATGACCAAGGACTGGAGAACCACGGACATTGCCACCCAATGGATCCGCCACAAAGCTGCAGCTCTCTCCCAGCCTTTCGCCCTCTACCTGGGCCTGAACCTGCCACACCCCTACGTCACAGACTCCTTGGGGCCCAACGCTGGGGGATCCACCTTCCGCACCTCTCCTTACTGGCTTGAAAAGGCACGTTCTCTTCAAGAATTACTACTAGTTCCTATTTTTACAATTTTATAGCAGTCATGTGTCATGTTAGCAGTCTAGCTTTGTTTTAACTGTGCTAACcaaaatcaaatcatcaaatcaaatttatttatatagcccttcgtacatcagctgatatctcaaagtgctgtacagaaacccagcctaaaaccccaaacagcaagcaatgcaggtgtagaagcacgtagaAGCAAAAAAGCTCATTTAATATAACATCATCTTGATTATATGCATTCAACCAAATGTTGATACATCTTCAGAAGCATTCGACTTTACTCTAGATTGTCAAACCATGTTGATTGATTCCCATCTGCAGTCTGCGCTTGTGTTCCATTTCGCAGCATGTGTAATAAGGAGCTGCTGTCCACACACAGGTGATGCCTGAATTAATCTCTATTCCAAAATGGCTGCCGTTGTCCGACATGCACCCTGTGGACTACTACTCCACCTTCACCAAGAACTGCAGTGGGAACTTCACAGAGCAGGAGGTCAGAAAGATACGGGCCTTCTACTACGCTATGTGTGCTGAAACAGATGCCATGCTGGGTTAGTGGTGACTTAATTGTTTGTGTCTGGAATTTCATTTGGCCAAATGTGTACATCCGTACAATGTTTTACAGTGTTGCAGAATGTGGTGTTCAGCAATGGACAGTTTAGCAGCTACTGATGTTATACTGGTTTATTGCAGATATATTGCTGTTGGTAGTAAAACATCTAGCCACGTGCCAGCCAGGCAGCCACCAACCATAGGATGTTCTGCAACCTTGTGCAACTCAATCAGTTTTcatacaaatcaaatctaatgttatttgtcacatacacatggttagcagatgttaatgcgagtgtagcgaaatgcttgtgcttctatttccgacaatgcagtaataaccaacgagtaatctaacctaacaattccacaactactaccttatacacacaagtgtaaagggataaagaatatgtacataaagatttatgaatgagtgatggtacagaatggcatagacaagatgctgtagatggtatcaagtacagtatatacttatgagatgagtaatgtagggtatgtaaacattatattaagtggcattgtttaaagtggctagtgatacattttttacatgtatggcagcagccactcaatgttagtggtggctgtttaacagtctgatggccttgagatagaagctgtttttcagtctctatgtccctgctttgatgcacctgtactgacctcgccttctggatgttagcggggtgaacaggcagtggctcgggtggttgttgtccttgatgatctttatggccttcctgtgacatcgggtggtgtaggtgtcctggagggcaggtagtttgcccctggtgatgcgttgtgcagacctcactaccctctgtagagccttacggTCATGGGCGGaggagttgccgtaccaggcggtgatacagcccgacaggatgctctcgattgtgcatctgtagaagtttgtgagtgcttttggtgacaagccgaatttcttcagcctcctgaggttgaagaggcgctgctgcgccttcttcacaacgctgtctgtgtgggtggaccaattcagtttgtccgttatgtgtacgccgaggaacttaaaacttactaccctctccactactgtcccgtcgatgtggatagggggggtgctccctctgctgtttcctgaagtccacaatcatctcctttgttttgttgacgttgagtgtgaggttattttcctgacaccacacactctagggtgtcaggtagggtggaggtgatatggtccttgactcgtctctcaaagcacttcatgatgacggaagtgagtgctacggggcggtagtcgtttagttcagttaccttagctttcttgggaacaggaacaatggtggccctcttgaagcatgtgggaacagcagactgggataaggattgattgaatatgtccgtaaacacaccagccatgcggtctgcgcatgctctgaggacacggctggggatgccgtctgggcctgcagccttgtgagggttaacacgtttaaatattttactcacgtcggctacagtgtaggagagtccgcaggttttggtagcgggccatgtcagtggcactgtgttgtcttcaaagcgggcaaaaaagttattttgtctgtctggtggcaagacatcctggtccgcgacggagctggttttctttttgtaatccgtgattgactgtagatcctgccacatacctctggtgtctgagccgttgaattgcgactctactttgtctctatactgacgcttagcttgtttgattgccttgcggagggaatagctacactgtttgtattcggtcatacaTTAATTAGGTCTAAAACATTATTGGCAAAAACAAACTGTTTTCAAATATAGTTTGGAAGTTGAATAAGTAGTCCCTTACATTACACACTTCTACTACCCCTTGAATGTAATCCCAACAGACACTCATTCTGTGGCGGTCcgtgctatctgggatccttgcAATGTCCCTACTCCATTTGATGTTGATATTTTAAAATAGTTAAAGTTAGGTAAGGGTTCAGGGTAGGGATGTTCGAAGGATCCCGGAGAGTACTAACCATTCTGTGGCTGCGCTATTCTCTGTGGTCCTTCTAGGCCAGGTGATCTCAGCTTTGCGGGACACAGACTTGCTGGACACCACAGTGCTGCTCTTCACGTCTGACCACGGCGACCTGGCCATGGAGCACCGACAGTTCTACAAGATGTCCATGTTTGAGGGCAGCTCCCATGTCCCCCTGCTCATCATGGGGCCTGGGGTGAAGTCTGGCCTGCGGCTGAGTCAGCTAGTGTCCTTGGTGGACATCTATCCCACTGTGCTGGGTAAGTACAGGAGTATATGCGGGTCAGAAGCACAGGGCTCGATGATGGAGGGATTCAAAGGGTTGTTACACATCCTGGTCAGTAAACTGATTCCATTCCACATACCTGTTTGCAGAGATGGCAGGCGTAGCAGTGCCAGGTGGCCTTAGTGGTCATTCACTCCTGCCTTTGCTGTCTCAGTCTGCTGCCCGGCCCGCACGGCCTCGCCCAGACTGGGTATTGAGTGAATACCACGGTTGCAATGCCAACGCCTCCACCTATATGTTGAGGGAGGGCCAGTGGAAGTACATTACCTACGCAGATGGTGTGAGTGTCCCCCCGCAGCTAttcggtgagtgtgtgtgtgtgtctgtgtgtccccgCACTGAAAGATTACTGGAGGAAAGAGGGTTTAGAGTTTGTTTTTATCCCTCATCATTACTTATCAGCATGTAAATTACACATGGTCCAATATCTAATCCTTTTATTTAGTGGATAAATATGATTTGGAACAGTACCACTACTGTGTGTACTTGGTATGTGATTTTTAAGCATAGCCACATAACTTTTGGCATTATTTATCTGtcaactgacttccctagttaaataaatatgtcATGTCATTCATTCCCCACTAAAACCTTTGTCAGAATGTTCCCTCAGGTGCAGCCCTCCCTCAGCCGCAGGGTCTACGTAGATCAAATCTCTGCAACCTTTCCTCTTTTAACACTTTTAacatctctctcccctgacaGACTTAACGGTGGACAAAGAGGAGCTTCACAATGTGGCGTCCAAATTCCCTGATGTGTGTCGTCACCTGGACAAGCTGCTGCGCAGCGCAGTAGACTACCCCCAAGTCTCTCAGGCAATCTGTCTCTACAATAAGCAACAGTTTGCTGCATGGCGAAAGAGTCTTGGTGACAATTATACCCAAGTCATTGCAAACCTGCGTTGGCATCTGGACTGGCAAGAGGATGTGGAGAACAATGAGAAAGCCATCGATGAGTGGCTCATGACATCTGGGTTCTCTTCTGAAAAGCTCAAAGTATCTCTGTTTTAACTGGCCTGCTGTATTAGAAAACCAAAATAAAGATGTCATGCCAAACATGACTACCAATAACTGCACAATCCACAACAGTGCTGCAAACTGAAATGATCATTCTGGTCAAAATGTGAGAACACACACCCCTGTAGTTAAAGCGTAATTATAATTCACTTGTTTCTTTGTTTATTTACTCTGGTAAGATTGTGGGCGGCAGGTATAGTATTGTTAGGCTAggaaccgaaaggtcgctggtttgaatacccgagATGACGTGGTTACAAATCTTTCGATATGCCCTGAAGCAAGACACTTAACTTACTTATGTCAGTGCTCCAGTGGCACGATACTACTATggatgaccctgtaaaacaatacatttcactgcacctatccggggAGTATGTGACAATGaaacataaaataaatatattgtatGTCTAGTAGAGTTTATTGTTCTGTATTATATTCACTTCTGGTCCTGGAGAGTTGttggcttttgttccagcccagcagtaAAGCTCTTGTAAATATGGGGTCGCATCAACCAAAGATTATGACAAGATACGTTTCTCCGcactaacaatgggagtcgttgtccacacAGGCAAGGCGGGCTGTCTAGCTCCcgcctatcctttctttggattggatACATCTTGCTATTGTTATCCCTTTTTGAATATTCTATGAGGGTTATTGACATCAAATTCCTATGttcaatggagagagatgctatgcCTCTAGCCTCGTGACATGAATATACATCGCCATctgatcttcaaaaggttctacagctgcaccattgagagcattgggttgtatcactgcctggtatggcaactgctcggcctctgaccgcaaggcattacagagggtagtgcgtacagcccagtacatcaccggggccaagtttcctgccatccaggacctctataccaggcggtgtctgaggaaagccctaaaaaatttcaaagactccagccaccctagtcatagactgttctctctaacgcacgcaagcggtaccggagcgccaagtctgggtccaagaggcttctaaacagcttctaccaccaagccataagactctgtaacggtaccccctgtatatagcctcgctattgttattttactgttgctctttaattatttgttacttttatttcttatttttgttggtatttttcttaattaactgcattgttggttgagggcttgtaaagtaagcatttcacctgcagtattcggcgcatgtgacaaatacaatttgatctcGAGACAACTCCAATATAGTggtttttttctcaaagttgcagGGATGTCACTTGTtttacttatatcagtacacatAACTTAAGCATTACGAAACTTATTTTCGATTAAATAAACCTCACGTAGCAGATACGccatacattttttgttgaccaaatttgaCCCTCATCGACCTCCATACATAAACTCCCTGCTTGGTTGGCGAAACAACGGGGGgaaaacgccacctgctggagggagaaAGGTATTCCACCCAAGTTGGGCCTCTCTTCCTCTGCATCCTTCCGTGTATGCTCATGCAACGCATCTTGAGTTAGATGGGCGGAGTTAAACGGAAATTACCCAATCGTAACACACAGTTGTGTGTCGTAATGCACTAGGGTCTGACTGATCCTGTCCACACGTGAGAATTGTGCCGAGAACTAAAAGTTTTCATATGCATGGAAATAAAACGATTGCCTATTGAACAACCAGTGAATAAATTAAAGATGAAAGCAACAGCCAAGGAGCAGGTAACTTACATTATATAGTGTGAACTTTTTCATTTTATCATGAGGCAATGACGACTAGTACTAGTAATTAGctgccagctaacgttagcatcgCACATTACATGTGTATTGTAACTCTTCATGTGTTGCTAACGTAacggtaacattagctagcggAGACAATATCTATTCGCTTAGTATTACAGATAACGTTACTATTTGAAAGGTTGTCGGGATTTGAGTTATGACGAGTTTCTGTAGATAGTCCAATTTATCTAGCCAACTATAGCTAGTCCATGCCTTTATATCCACCATGCAGCCAATTTGATGCTAGTTAGTTTACTAGCTAGATCTCGCACTACAACATATTCTGATATGTGTGTTAACGTTACACATGATTCTCACGTTTCAAAGATGGAGCAATCAGAGTCTTCGCACGATGAGGAAGATGAGGGCCCGACCAGGGCCAAAAGGGGTAAGCCTGAGGTGGTCCATAACGGGCTCCTCCGTCCCGTGAAGCTGTCGCGCGGTGACCTCTACAAACCTCCCACCGCAGATGAACTAAACCAGCTCAAGGAGGCCGAGAGCCTGTTTCACTGCAGCCTGCTCAAGATGCAGGTGAGACGGGGTTAGGTATGGGTGGAGGTCGGTGGTTCATTCACAAATTAATCGTTTTCAAGAACATTgacattgtgtgtttgtgtgtgtgtgtacacacacgcCTACATTCCAGTATTTCTGATGAAGTGGGGACCACACGGCCACTTAGCAACATGACAGCAGTCTCAATGGTCCCATGCatgcatatacatatatatttgttaatctccctctgtctccctgccaATGCCAACAGATGGAGGAGCTGCTGAAGGAGGTTTCCCTGAGTGAGCGCAGGAAGCAGCTGATTGACTCTTTTGTCCAGAGTGTCACTGAGCAGCTCCAGACTGTACCACAGACTTCTGACATGGAGGTATGTCAGTGATACGGTGGTTCCAGGGGATTAGAAATAGTGGGAACTTGTTGTATTTGGTCTGACCTCAATGATCTCCAAAATGTTTGCCATTGATGCCATTgatctctctcttgctttttcCCCAGCTAAGTGACTTGTCATGGTTGTCAGGAGGGGTGAAGGTCCCCTTTGTCTTGGTGCCAAAGGCAGCCAAGGGCAAGTTTCACATGGCACCGCCCATATCTGTTACCATCATAGGcagctacccactgggcaccTGCACCAAACCAGGCATCTCAGTTGATCTGGCAGTCGCTATTCCTGCTGTACGTAATGCCACACTGTTCACTCTGAACAATAAGAGTCAACATTTGGTCGTACAACAGAAATAACAACATACGTCTATTCATGTATTATCTTCAGGATGTCCTGCACCCTAAAGATGCCTTAAACCAGAGGTACCCACGGAAGAGGGCGATTTACCTGGCAGGACTGGCACAACATCTTGCCGCCTCTCCCGCCATCGGGGCCATGCGGTACTCATGTCTCCATGGCAACCGCCTCCGTCCTATCCTGTTGCTTTCCCCTCCAGGTACCTAGCACCTGTCACAGAAGGGTGGGATTGCAacagtgcttctacatctgcatagcttgctttttggggttttaggctgggtttctgtatagcactttgtgacatcggctgatgttcAAAGGGCTTCATGAATACATTTGTTTGATTGAACAGTTGGTTCATTCTAAGGCCAAGTCTTGTAGAGCTTAAACCTTTTTTCACGGTGTTCCTTAACTCAAAGCCTAGCTTGGTTGGATTTAGCATGCAATTCATATGGTTGTCGGCAAGCACCTATTCACTACCTGTTCATGTACCTATTCACAAcatattgttttgtgtgtgtcagtAATGATTAAATGAAATGGCCCCTTTTCCAGGCAAAGACTCCTCCAGTTTCATCTTGCGACTCCACGCCTGCCCTCCACCGGGCTTCTTCAAGCCCAGCCGCTTCCACCCCCAGAGGAACAACATCCGCACCGACTGGTATACTGGCCTGGGGAGCTCTCAGCCAGGTGAGGGCCTCAACTCAAACCAAGCAGCTTCGATATATTGTTTCCAAAAATACAGGTCTCTTCTGATTTAGGATGTTAATGGAAACTGATTGTTAAATGAGATGAGTGTTCTTTGTTGAGGGAGATAGTACACTAACCTGAATTACAGCTGTGCATTGGATAGATTCTTCACCTTTAAATCAGAATTAAGTCCACGTTCTCATCCATTCCTTTTCTGTCTGTATTTTTGGGCAGTGACAAGTGAGCCGCCCACTCCCCACTACAACAgctctgttcttggggacatgCTACCCAGGGCCCACCTGCAGTTCCTGACCACTGTGAGCTCCCAGTGTGCCGCCTTTGCAGAGGGAGTGGCACTGCTCAAAGTGTGGCTCAGACAGAGGGAGCTGGACCAGGTCTGGGCCCCTGCACCACCACCCGCTCCATCTCTATCAAGAGTTTTACTGGGCTGAATGAACCCAGTGCTTAAACTACTCTTTTTCTTCCCCCAGGGCGTTGGGTGTTTCAGTGGATTCCTGGGCTCCATGCTGTTGGCATACCTCCTCTCCTGCCACAGAGTCAGCAACACCATGACAGCCTACCAGCTGCTCCGCAACAGCCTGCATTTCCTGGGTAAGATGCATGAGGTCTCAtctcctacctgtctgtctactcctACTGTTGGAGTAACATTGCATGTACCATAAATACCATACCTGGTGTTATTGCAAAGTGTTTGGTGTTGATCTCATCACTACTCTGTTTAGAGCCAGTCTTATTGTCATCGCTTTCTTCTCAATCTCAGCTTTCAACGACCTGACAGAGAATGGAATTACCCTAGCCAAAGGCCCAGATTCAACAGCGGTGAGGCAGGACTAGTCCAAATGACTTTAAAGGAAAATGCCACCCAAAAACTATCTTTAGGCATTTGTTTTCCATTAGTCctttgttgatatagtcccaaaatgtttttcatgtcagcaatcaagttttcaagttGTATAACTTTTGAAGTACAGCTGGTATGATCATCAtgtgatgcaaaatgcatcataccggctgtatttctgtattttgaattgtATCTCTTAAACTCGAtttctgacatgcaaaacattttgggacaatatcaacaatggactaatgaaacaaatacaagAAGCTGGTTTTTTGGGGGGAATTTTTCTTTAGTAATAGGAGGAGTGCTTTTCTATTTTCTCCATTATGGATCATAATCACATGTTCTTCTCCCCCTTGTTTTCTTTCGTTCCCTCCCTCAGCCCTCTCTCGCCGAGTTCCACACTGCTTTCCAGGTTGTTTTTGTCGACCCCTCTGGACACCTCAACATGTGTGCTGACATGACAGCCTGCACCTACAAACAGGTGAGTGCCCTGTGGCAAGGTGCCTTGAGATTGGCTGGATGGCAGTAACATGTCCTCTGATTGGTTGACTGTAGCTTGTTTGGCTCTCAGGTGCAGCACGAGGCTTCTCTGTCGCTGCAGTTTTGGGACGACCCCACCGTGGATGGATTCCATGCCCTACTCATGACCCCCAAGCCCATGATCAGGACCAGTGACCATGTCTTCCAGTAAGGCCTTGTTCGGAACACACGCTAGCACACACATTTATTGTTCTCTCCTCTTGTATTAACTTGGACCACtccctcctgtgtgtctctgtcatcAGGCTGTGTGAGCTGGTCAAGCTGCAGTGCTGCTGTAAGAAACTCAACCTCCTCAGTGAACTCATGGACCACAGTGGAAACTACGTCCTCACTGCACTccccttcatcctctccctcctgcaACGAGGACTGGGCCAAAGAGTCCGCCTCCTCACCCACTCACTGACCCCTGACCCCGAGGTGAGCATTCTCCTGCTTTCTTTGATTTCCGTATGTTAAATAGTACTGAATGGTTTGTGTTCCTGTGTTTCACtttgtaaaatgtgtgtgtgtggttgagacAGGTTGTGTGTAATTCAGGTCTGTTGACTGGGACGGACTGGTCCAGTACGTTTAGACAGAACTGTTTACTTGATAACATTCCTAATGGGTAGTCTGGTtggtgtgtgtaacagtgtatgtTTGCTATGGCAGTGGCCGGTGGAGAGTGATGCTCCGAAGCACAATGCCCAGCCA
This window encodes:
- the arsk gene encoding arylsulfatase K isoform X1, giving the protein MRNNNKRENVLQSRSPCWTTVTSLNKCLSSAPSQAAAVNVVIIFILMYAMYGTWLVLIILSQTHGHCMCQNRTTNFRPNIVMVMSDAFDGRLTFDPGSRVVQLPYLNYLRELGTVFINAYTNSPICCPSRAAMWSGRFVHLTESWNNYKCLDRNVTTWMDMLQQNGYNTLSVGKLDYTSGSHSVSNRVEAWTRDVPFLLRQEGRPVTDLVGDASTTRVMTKDWRTTDIATQWIRHKAAALSQPFALYLGLNLPHPYVTDSLGPNAGGSTFRTSPYWLEKVMPELISIPKWLPLSDMHPVDYYSTFTKNCSGNFTEQEVRKIRAFYYAMCAETDAMLGQVISALRDTDLLDTTVLLFTSDHGDLAMEHRQFYKMSMFEGSSHVPLLIMGPGVKSGLRLSQLVSLVDIYPTVLEMAGVAVPGGLSGHSLLPLLSQSAARPARPRPDWVLSEYHGCNANASTYMLREGQWKYITYADGVSVPPQLFDLTVDKEELHNVASKFPDVCRHLDKLLRSAVDYPQVSQAICLYNKQQFAAWRKSLGDNYTQVIANLRWHLDWQEDVENNEKAIDEWLMTSGFSSEKLKVSLF
- the arsk gene encoding arylsulfatase K isoform X2; amino-acid sequence: MTLIPIVSMWSGRFVHLTESWNNYKCLDRNVTTWMDMLQQNGYNTLSVGKLDYTSGSHSVSNRVEAWTRDVPFLLRQEGRPVTDLVGDASTTRVMTKDWRTTDIATQWIRHKAAALSQPFALYLGLNLPHPYVTDSLGPNAGGSTFRTSPYWLEKVMPELISIPKWLPLSDMHPVDYYSTFTKNCSGNFTEQEVRKIRAFYYAMCAETDAMLGQVISALRDTDLLDTTVLLFTSDHGDLAMEHRQFYKMSMFEGSSHVPLLIMGPGVKSGLRLSQLVSLVDIYPTVLEMAGVAVPGGLSGHSLLPLLSQSAARPARPRPDWVLSEYHGCNANASTYMLREGQWKYITYADGVSVPPQLFDLTVDKEELHNVASKFPDVCRHLDKLLRSAVDYPQVSQAICLYNKQQFAAWRKSLGDNYTQVIANLRWHLDWQEDVENNEKAIDEWLMTSGFSSEKLKVSLF